The following proteins are co-located in the Delphinus delphis chromosome 5, mDelDel1.2, whole genome shotgun sequence genome:
- the TMEM175 gene encoding endosomal/lysosomal proton channel TMEM175 isoform X1 has product MSGPQTPEPALGGRGASSTGSQDEDTADGIQSSHRMLSFSDALLSIIATVMILPVTHTEISPEQEFDKSVQKLLATRIAVYLMTFLIVTVAWAAHTRLFQVVGKIDDTLALLNLACMMSITFLPFTFSLMVAFPEVPLGILLFCVCVMAVGAVQALIVVYAFHCPHLLSPQIERSAHRALYRQHILGIVLRGPALCLAAAGFSLFFYPVSYLLMATVIFLPYVSKVAGWCRARLVGPREPPAHSLEIFTFDLHEPLSKERVEAFSDGVYAIVATLLILDICEDNVPDSKDVKAKFHGSLVAALGASGPHFLAYFGSFATVGLLWFAHHSLFLHIRKATQPMGLLNTLSLAFVGGLPLAYQQTSAFARRPHDELESVRVSCAIIFFASIFQFAIWTTALLQGGETLQPSVRFGGREHAFMFAKLVLYPCASLLAFACTCVLSSFSTAIFHAMQIAVPFTFLLLRLLVRLALAGLRGLRGLRGLARPTHTRPVPGATDDAQSPLLPAPC; this is encoded by the exons ATGTCTGGGCCCCAGACCCCAGAGCCGGCCCTAGGTGGGCGGGGAGCCTCCTCCACGGGCTCACAGGACGAGGACACGGCTGACGGGATCCAGAGCTCACATCGCATGCTCAGCTTCAGCGACGCGCTTCTGTCCATCATTGCCACCGTAATG ATCCTGCCTGTGACCCACACGGAGATCTCCCCGGAACAG GAGTTTGACAAGAGTGTCCAGAAACTTCTAGCGACGAGGATCGCTGTGTACCTGATGACCTTCCTCATCGTGACCGTGGCCTGGGCGGCACACACGAG ATTGTTCCAGGTTGTTGGGAAGATAGACGATACGCTTGCCCTGCTTAACCTG gcctgcaTGATGAGCATCACCTTCCTGCCGTTCACG TTTTCCTTGATGGTGGCCTTCCCCGAGGTGCCTTTGGGCATCctcctgttttgtgtgtgtgtgatggccGTCGGGGCCGTGCAG GCGCTGATCGTGGTCTACGCCTTCCACTGCCCCCACCTGCTGAGCCCCCAGATCGAGCGCTCGGCCCACCGGGCCCTCTACCGGCAGCACATCCTGGGCATCGTTCTCCGGGGCCCGGCGCTGTGCTTGGCTGCGGCCggcttctccctcttcttctacCCAGTG TCGTACCTGCTGATGGCGACAGTCATCTTCCTGCCCTACGTCAGCAAGGTCGCCGGCTGGTGCAGAGCCAGGCTTGTGG GCCCCAGGGAGCCCCCAGCTCACAGCCTGGAGATCTTCACCTTTGACCTGCACGAGCCGCTCAGCAAGGAAAGGGTGGAGGCCTTCAGCGACGGGGTGTACGCCATTGTGGCCACGCTGCTCATCCTGGACATCTG TGAGGACAACGTCCCGGACTCCAAGGACGTGAAGGCGAAGTTCCACGGCAGCCTAGTGGCGGCGCTGGGCGCGTCTGGGCCGCACTTCCTGGCCTACTTCGGCTCCTTCGCCACGGTGGGCCTGCTCTGGTTCGCCCACCACTCGCTCTTCCTGCACATCCGCAAGGCCACGCAGCCCATGGGCCTGCTCAACACGCTCTCGCTGGCCTTCGTGGGCGGGCTGCCCCTGGCCTATCAGCAGACGTCGGCTTTCGCGAGGCGACCCCACGACGAGCTGGAGAGCGTACGAGTCAGCTGCGCCATCATCTTCTTCGCCAGCATCTTCCAGTTCGCCATCTGGACCACGGCGCTGCTGCAGGGGGGGGAGACGCTGCAGCCCTCGGTGCGGTTCGGGGGCCGGGAGCACGCGTTCATGTTCGCCAAGCTCGTGCTCTACCCCTGTGCCAGCCTGCTGGCCTTCGCCTGCACCTGCGTGCTCAGCAGTTTCAGCACGGCCATCTTCCACGCCATGCAGATCGCCGTGCCCTTCACCTTCCTCCTGCTGCGGCTTCTGGTGCGCTTGGCACTGGCCGGCCTGCGGGGCCTGCGGGGCCTGCGGGGTCTGGCCCGGCCCACACACACCCGGCCGGTGCCTGGGGCCACGGACGATGCGCAGTCCCcgctcctccctgctccctgctaG
- the TMEM175 gene encoding endosomal/lysosomal proton channel TMEM175 isoform X3, with translation MMSITFLPFTFSLMVAFPEVPLGILLFCVCVMAVGAVQALIVVYAFHCPHLLSPQIERSAHRALYRQHILGIVLRGPALCLAAAGFSLFFYPVSYLLMATVIFLPYVSKVAGWCRARLVGPREPPAHSLEIFTFDLHEPLSKERVEAFSDGVYAIVATLLILDICEDNVPDSKDVKAKFHGSLVAALGASGPHFLAYFGSFATVGLLWFAHHSLFLHIRKATQPMGLLNTLSLAFVGGLPLAYQQTSAFARRPHDELESVRVSCAIIFFASIFQFAIWTTALLQGGETLQPSVRFGGREHAFMFAKLVLYPCASLLAFACTCVLSSFSTAIFHAMQIAVPFTFLLLRLLVRLALAGLRGLRGLRGLARPTHTRPVPGATDDAQSPLLPAPC, from the exons aTGATGAGCATCACCTTCCTGCCGTTCACG TTTTCCTTGATGGTGGCCTTCCCCGAGGTGCCTTTGGGCATCctcctgttttgtgtgtgtgtgatggccGTCGGGGCCGTGCAG GCGCTGATCGTGGTCTACGCCTTCCACTGCCCCCACCTGCTGAGCCCCCAGATCGAGCGCTCGGCCCACCGGGCCCTCTACCGGCAGCACATCCTGGGCATCGTTCTCCGGGGCCCGGCGCTGTGCTTGGCTGCGGCCggcttctccctcttcttctacCCAGTG TCGTACCTGCTGATGGCGACAGTCATCTTCCTGCCCTACGTCAGCAAGGTCGCCGGCTGGTGCAGAGCCAGGCTTGTGG GCCCCAGGGAGCCCCCAGCTCACAGCCTGGAGATCTTCACCTTTGACCTGCACGAGCCGCTCAGCAAGGAAAGGGTGGAGGCCTTCAGCGACGGGGTGTACGCCATTGTGGCCACGCTGCTCATCCTGGACATCTG TGAGGACAACGTCCCGGACTCCAAGGACGTGAAGGCGAAGTTCCACGGCAGCCTAGTGGCGGCGCTGGGCGCGTCTGGGCCGCACTTCCTGGCCTACTTCGGCTCCTTCGCCACGGTGGGCCTGCTCTGGTTCGCCCACCACTCGCTCTTCCTGCACATCCGCAAGGCCACGCAGCCCATGGGCCTGCTCAACACGCTCTCGCTGGCCTTCGTGGGCGGGCTGCCCCTGGCCTATCAGCAGACGTCGGCTTTCGCGAGGCGACCCCACGACGAGCTGGAGAGCGTACGAGTCAGCTGCGCCATCATCTTCTTCGCCAGCATCTTCCAGTTCGCCATCTGGACCACGGCGCTGCTGCAGGGGGGGGAGACGCTGCAGCCCTCGGTGCGGTTCGGGGGCCGGGAGCACGCGTTCATGTTCGCCAAGCTCGTGCTCTACCCCTGTGCCAGCCTGCTGGCCTTCGCCTGCACCTGCGTGCTCAGCAGTTTCAGCACGGCCATCTTCCACGCCATGCAGATCGCCGTGCCCTTCACCTTCCTCCTGCTGCGGCTTCTGGTGCGCTTGGCACTGGCCGGCCTGCGGGGCCTGCGGGGCCTGCGGGGTCTGGCCCGGCCCACACACACCCGGCCGGTGCCTGGGGCCACGGACGATGCGCAGTCCCcgctcctccctgctccctgctaG
- the TMEM175 gene encoding endosomal/lysosomal proton channel TMEM175 isoform X2 has translation MSGPQTPEPALGGRGASSTGSQDEDTADGIQSSHRMLSFSDALLSIIATVMILPVTHTEISPEQEFDKSVQKLLATRIAVYLMTFLIVTVAWAAHTRLFQVVGKIDDTLALLNLACMMSITFLPFTALIVVYAFHCPHLLSPQIERSAHRALYRQHILGIVLRGPALCLAAAGFSLFFYPVSYLLMATVIFLPYVSKVAGWCRARLVGPREPPAHSLEIFTFDLHEPLSKERVEAFSDGVYAIVATLLILDICEDNVPDSKDVKAKFHGSLVAALGASGPHFLAYFGSFATVGLLWFAHHSLFLHIRKATQPMGLLNTLSLAFVGGLPLAYQQTSAFARRPHDELESVRVSCAIIFFASIFQFAIWTTALLQGGETLQPSVRFGGREHAFMFAKLVLYPCASLLAFACTCVLSSFSTAIFHAMQIAVPFTFLLLRLLVRLALAGLRGLRGLRGLARPTHTRPVPGATDDAQSPLLPAPC, from the exons ATGTCTGGGCCCCAGACCCCAGAGCCGGCCCTAGGTGGGCGGGGAGCCTCCTCCACGGGCTCACAGGACGAGGACACGGCTGACGGGATCCAGAGCTCACATCGCATGCTCAGCTTCAGCGACGCGCTTCTGTCCATCATTGCCACCGTAATG ATCCTGCCTGTGACCCACACGGAGATCTCCCCGGAACAG GAGTTTGACAAGAGTGTCCAGAAACTTCTAGCGACGAGGATCGCTGTGTACCTGATGACCTTCCTCATCGTGACCGTGGCCTGGGCGGCACACACGAG ATTGTTCCAGGTTGTTGGGAAGATAGACGATACGCTTGCCCTGCTTAACCTG gcctgcaTGATGAGCATCACCTTCCTGCCGTTCACG GCGCTGATCGTGGTCTACGCCTTCCACTGCCCCCACCTGCTGAGCCCCCAGATCGAGCGCTCGGCCCACCGGGCCCTCTACCGGCAGCACATCCTGGGCATCGTTCTCCGGGGCCCGGCGCTGTGCTTGGCTGCGGCCggcttctccctcttcttctacCCAGTG TCGTACCTGCTGATGGCGACAGTCATCTTCCTGCCCTACGTCAGCAAGGTCGCCGGCTGGTGCAGAGCCAGGCTTGTGG GCCCCAGGGAGCCCCCAGCTCACAGCCTGGAGATCTTCACCTTTGACCTGCACGAGCCGCTCAGCAAGGAAAGGGTGGAGGCCTTCAGCGACGGGGTGTACGCCATTGTGGCCACGCTGCTCATCCTGGACATCTG TGAGGACAACGTCCCGGACTCCAAGGACGTGAAGGCGAAGTTCCACGGCAGCCTAGTGGCGGCGCTGGGCGCGTCTGGGCCGCACTTCCTGGCCTACTTCGGCTCCTTCGCCACGGTGGGCCTGCTCTGGTTCGCCCACCACTCGCTCTTCCTGCACATCCGCAAGGCCACGCAGCCCATGGGCCTGCTCAACACGCTCTCGCTGGCCTTCGTGGGCGGGCTGCCCCTGGCCTATCAGCAGACGTCGGCTTTCGCGAGGCGACCCCACGACGAGCTGGAGAGCGTACGAGTCAGCTGCGCCATCATCTTCTTCGCCAGCATCTTCCAGTTCGCCATCTGGACCACGGCGCTGCTGCAGGGGGGGGAGACGCTGCAGCCCTCGGTGCGGTTCGGGGGCCGGGAGCACGCGTTCATGTTCGCCAAGCTCGTGCTCTACCCCTGTGCCAGCCTGCTGGCCTTCGCCTGCACCTGCGTGCTCAGCAGTTTCAGCACGGCCATCTTCCACGCCATGCAGATCGCCGTGCCCTTCACCTTCCTCCTGCTGCGGCTTCTGGTGCGCTTGGCACTGGCCGGCCTGCGGGGCCTGCGGGGCCTGCGGGGTCTGGCCCGGCCCACACACACCCGGCCGGTGCCTGGGGCCACGGACGATGCGCAGTCCCcgctcctccctgctccctgctaG